The following proteins are co-located in the Imtechella halotolerans genome:
- the dapB gene encoding 4-hydroxy-tetrahydrodipicolinate reductase: MKIALLGYGKMGQAIEAIALERGHEIVLKIDQFSTEIPITQADVAIDFSIPDKAYDHISLCLENNIPVVSGTTGWLQDYSKAVALCNEKKGAFMYASNYSVGVNVFFELNAFLAKMMNNLTQYNVSMEEIHHTQKLDAPSGTAITLAEGIIANTSKKAWTLDSPNQDEIPIDAKRIEHVPGTHSITYDSDVDFIKIEHVAHSRQGFALGAVIAAEWILGKQGVFSMKDVLNLG, from the coding sequence ATGAAAATTGCACTATTAGGATATGGAAAAATGGGCCAAGCCATTGAAGCTATCGCCCTTGAACGAGGACATGAAATTGTGCTAAAAATAGATCAATTCAGCACTGAAATCCCAATAACGCAAGCAGATGTCGCTATTGATTTCAGCATTCCGGACAAAGCATATGATCATATTTCTCTTTGCCTTGAAAATAATATACCGGTAGTTAGCGGCACCACTGGATGGCTTCAGGATTATAGCAAGGCTGTAGCGCTATGTAATGAAAAGAAAGGTGCATTTATGTATGCATCAAATTATAGTGTTGGGGTCAACGTATTTTTTGAACTTAATGCGTTTTTGGCTAAAATGATGAACAACCTTACACAATATAATGTGAGTATGGAAGAAATTCATCATACTCAAAAATTAGATGCGCCAAGTGGCACAGCTATTACATTGGCTGAAGGGATTATTGCAAATACCTCTAAAAAAGCATGGACATTAGATAGCCCTAATCAAGATGAAATACCTATCGATGCCAAGCGAATTGAACATGTTCCTGGCACACATAGCATAACGTATGACAGTGATGTGGACTTCATAAAAATAGAACATGTTGCCCACAGCCGTCAAGGCTTTGCATTGGGAGCTGTTATAGCTGCTGAATGGATACTTGGAAAACAAGGTGTATTCAGCATGAAAGACGTGTTAAACCTAGGTTAA
- a CDS encoding DUF5683 domain-containing protein, with product MINKYGAALLLVWISLTSYSQSTSTVKASIDSTLVSKETNIIDTLTRRERRLMRARTSREIDPLSPSKAAFYSALVPGLGQVYNKRYWKVPIVYGAIGSGIYFYDWNKKEYDRYRGIYKRRLAGFTDDEFYLDSEGNQLTTPRVSDQSLREAQKFYQRNKDLSLLVTVGLYVLNIIDANVDAHLKQYNVNDNLSLQPYIRPNDLDYRMNYGLSLNLNF from the coding sequence GTGATAAATAAATATGGTGCTGCACTGCTTTTGGTATGGATTAGTCTTACTAGTTATAGTCAAAGTACTTCAACAGTAAAGGCTTCTATAGACAGTACCCTTGTTTCTAAAGAAACTAATATAATAGATACACTCACCAGAAGAGAACGCCGATTAATGCGCGCTAGAACGTCTAGAGAAATTGATCCACTTTCGCCATCAAAGGCCGCCTTTTATTCTGCCTTAGTGCCAGGTTTGGGTCAAGTATATAACAAGCGTTATTGGAAAGTTCCTATAGTTTATGGAGCTATAGGTTCAGGTATTTATTTTTATGATTGGAATAAAAAAGAATACGATCGATACCGAGGTATTTACAAACGTCGTTTAGCGGGTTTTACCGATGACGAATTTTATTTAGATTCTGAAGGCAATCAACTCACTACACCCAGAGTTAGCGATCAATCATTACGTGAAGCTCAAAAGTTTTATCAGCGAAACAAAGATCTTTCATTACTAGTTACTGTGGGATTATATGTTTTAAATATAATTGATGCCAATGTAGACGCCCATCTTAAACAATACAATGTTAACGATAACCTTTCGTTGCAACCTTATATACGTCCAAACGATTTGGACTACCGTATGAACTACGGACTATCTTTAAATTTAAATTTTTGA
- a CDS encoding rhomboid family protein, producing MSLGKDLRYRFTTWTAVEKIISITAVVFVLENLLLFLFQLPEDFFNQWFALPKLLSELVVKPWTLLTYAFFHGGLMHIFWNMLLLYFAGRMFLNLFDGRRFLNVYFLGALAGGFFFLLSYNLFPVFVGVNSVLIGASAAVMAVLIFMCTYTPYQELQFFFFRFKLWHLGVFLVLWDLLQLPMSNPGGRIAHLGGALWGFIYAKQLLAGNDIAAWFSNVMDWITNLFKPRSKRPFKKVYKNTPSPKSNPDRERQMYQQKIDIILDKISKSGYESLSKEEKDFLFRSGKE from the coding sequence ATGAGTTTGGGAAAAGATTTACGGTATCGTTTTACCACATGGACTGCAGTTGAAAAAATCATTAGTATCACAGCTGTGGTTTTTGTGCTAGAAAATCTACTATTATTTTTGTTTCAATTACCTGAAGATTTTTTTAATCAATGGTTTGCCCTTCCCAAATTATTAAGTGAGTTAGTTGTAAAGCCATGGACGTTACTGACCTATGCATTTTTTCATGGCGGCCTAATGCACATATTCTGGAATATGTTGTTGCTCTATTTTGCAGGGCGGATGTTCTTAAATTTATTTGATGGCCGACGTTTTCTAAATGTGTATTTTTTAGGAGCTTTAGCCGGAGGATTTTTCTTTTTATTGTCCTATAATCTTTTTCCTGTATTTGTAGGCGTAAATTCAGTGCTGATTGGAGCATCTGCGGCCGTAATGGCTGTTCTGATTTTTATGTGTACCTACACTCCTTATCAAGAATTGCAATTTTTCTTTTTTAGGTTTAAATTATGGCATTTAGGAGTATTCTTGGTATTGTGGGATTTACTTCAATTACCCATGTCAAATCCTGGAGGACGTATTGCGCATCTAGGAGGGGCACTTTGGGGTTTTATTTATGCCAAACAGCTATTGGCTGGAAATGATATTGCTGCGTGGTTTTCAAATGTTATGGATTGGATCACGAACTTGTTTAAACCTAGAAGTAAAAGACCTTTTAAAAAGGTATATAAAAACACACCATCTCCCAAGTCTAATCCTGACCGTGAGAGACAGATGTATCAACAAAAAATAGATATTATACTTGATAAAATTAGTAAAAGTGGATATGAAAGCTTAAGTAAAGAAGAGAAGGACTTTTTATTCAGGTCTGGTAAAGAGTAA
- a CDS encoding DUF6122 family protein yields the protein MIRFLAHYGIHFIVPILIAFWFYRGDFKKVSIILLLGIIIDIDHLWATPLFDANRCSINFHPLHTYFAILIYLLLFSWKKTRIFGLALLLHILADSVDCLFIHFQG from the coding sequence ATGATTCGGTTTCTAGCCCATTACGGAATTCACTTTATCGTACCTATACTTATTGCATTCTGGTTTTATAGAGGAGATTTTAAAAAAGTTAGTATTATACTTTTACTAGGCATCATAATCGATATTGATCATCTGTGGGCCACCCCTCTTTTTGACGCAAATAGATGCAGTATAAATTTCCATCCTCTTCATACGTATTTTGCAATACTTATCTATTTACTGTTATTTAGTTGGAAGAAAACAAGAATCTTTGGCTTGGCGCTTCTTCTGCATATTCTAGCAGATAGCGTAGATTGCTTATTTATCCACTTTCAAGGATAA
- the ribH gene encoding 6,7-dimethyl-8-ribityllumazine synthase — protein MATENKNLSEYDKATIPNAKSLRFGIVVSEWNPTITEGLFKGAYDALVDCGALPQNIIRWDVPGSFELVYGAKKMLKTHELDAIITIGCVIQGETKHFDFVCSGVTQGVMDLNLQNDVPVIFCVLTDNTLQQSIDRSGGKHGNKGTEAAIAAIKMAVLGL, from the coding sequence ATGGCAACAGAAAATAAAAATTTATCAGAATACGATAAAGCAACTATCCCAAATGCGAAGTCTCTTCGGTTTGGGATAGTTGTTTCAGAATGGAATCCTACTATTACTGAAGGATTATTTAAGGGGGCATATGACGCTTTAGTGGACTGTGGTGCGCTTCCTCAAAATATTATTCGTTGGGATGTGCCAGGCAGCTTTGAATTAGTGTATGGAGCTAAAAAGATGTTAAAAACCCATGAGTTGGATGCTATTATTACAATTGGATGTGTAATCCAAGGTGAAACTAAGCATTTTGATTTTGTGTGTAGTGGGGTTACACAAGGAGTAATGGATTTAAACCTTCAAAATGATGTACCTGTAATCTTTTGTGTTCTTACGGATAATACCTTGCAGCAATCCATTGATAGAAGTGGAGGTAAACATGGTAATAAAGGTACTGAGGCTGCTATTGCAGCTATAAAAATGGCTGTATTGGGATTGTAG
- a CDS encoding WbqC family protein: protein MKTLLHPTYFPSIAQFSIIATTETIWEASDNFQKQTLRNRTYIYGANGKLALNIPIKHSKDGTRQLYKDIRLENDFPWKKEHWKSIQSAYRTSPYFEYYEDEFAPLFHTIHNFLYDLNIETIELVCECLQLEIPTQQTEYYQSQPQEVTDYRVLSSAKNKLPWRFEPYTQVFGTKYGFIENLSILDLLFNEGPNAETYLRKRIQHHP, encoded by the coding sequence ATGAAAACCTTACTACATCCCACTTATTTCCCTTCTATAGCTCAGTTTAGCATCATTGCTACTACTGAAACTATTTGGGAGGCAAGTGATAATTTTCAAAAGCAAACCCTGAGAAATCGAACTTATATATACGGTGCTAACGGAAAGTTGGCGCTCAATATTCCTATAAAACATAGCAAAGACGGCACAAGACAACTTTATAAAGACATTCGATTAGAGAATGATTTCCCTTGGAAAAAGGAGCATTGGAAAAGCATACAATCTGCATATAGAACTTCTCCTTACTTCGAATATTATGAAGATGAATTTGCACCACTTTTTCATACGATTCATAACTTTTTATATGATTTAAATATAGAAACTATTGAACTTGTTTGCGAATGCCTACAATTAGAAATACCTACTCAACAAACAGAATATTATCAATCACAGCCTCAAGAAGTTACAGACTACAGAGTACTATCAAGTGCAAAAAATAAACTACCTTGGAGGTTTGAACCATATACCCAAGTATTTGGTACTAAATACGGATTTATTGAAAACCTAAGTATTCTGGACTTACTATTTAATGAAGGCCCAAACGCTGAAACCTATCTTCGTAAACGAATACAGCATCATCCATGA
- a CDS encoding tetratricopeptide repeat protein, which translates to MATYKKRGYKPANKEEQQLDENLHSTTAEVFNTLDAGASKTEQWVQRNQKAIIGVITALAVVGLGYLLYRQFVLEPKEVEASNEMFVAQQYFDAAVNSTDDKESLFNLALEGADGKYGLLEIIEEYKGTKAANLAQYSAGMAYINLGKYQEAISHLEKFSSDDAVLGALAKGNIGDAFAQLKQPEEALEYYVKAFNHNKNDFTTPMYLLKAGITALELKQYDKALGYFEQIKEQHENSEEGRTIDIYIGKAENMK; encoded by the coding sequence ATGGCTACTTACAAGAAAAGAGGCTACAAGCCAGCAAATAAAGAAGAGCAACAGTTGGACGAAAATCTGCACAGTACTACAGCAGAAGTTTTTAACACGTTGGATGCTGGTGCTTCTAAGACCGAACAGTGGGTTCAGCGTAATCAGAAGGCAATCATTGGAGTTATTACTGCTTTAGCAGTGGTAGGTTTAGGATATCTTTTGTATCGTCAGTTTGTGTTAGAACCTAAAGAAGTAGAGGCTTCGAATGAGATGTTTGTAGCACAACAATATTTTGATGCAGCTGTGAATTCTACTGATGATAAAGAATCATTGTTTAATTTGGCTTTAGAAGGTGCTGACGGAAAATATGGTTTATTAGAAATTATTGAAGAATACAAAGGTACTAAAGCTGCTAATTTGGCTCAGTATTCTGCTGGAATGGCTTACATCAATCTTGGTAAATATCAAGAAGCAATTAGTCATCTTGAAAAATTTAGTAGTGATGATGCCGTTTTAGGAGCACTTGCTAAAGGGAATATTGGAGATGCTTTTGCTCAGTTAAAACAACCTGAAGAGGCATTAGAGTATTATGTAAAAGCATTCAATCATAACAAGAATGACTTTACAACACCAATGTACTTATTGAAAGCTGGTATCACTGCCTTAGAATTAAAGCAGTATGATAAAGCTTTAGGGTATTTTGAGCAAATTAAAGAACAACATGAAAATAGTGAAGAGGGCCGAACAATAGATATCTATATTGGTAAGGCTGAAAACATGAAATAA
- a CDS encoding rhomboid family intramembrane serine protease encodes MGRITEAVKHLLIINVIMFIATQVYGDQMTDLMAIWFPMNEHFHWWQIVTHMFMHGSVTHIFFNMYALWAFGSPLEQMWGRNKFLFFYFSAGLGAALIHTGVNYYEFQQGFNALIGAGVDGDQILSLLREGKYDTRWPELVSSPSEVKEMLSAYWQPAVGASGAIYGILVAFAMMFPNVELFLLFIPVPIKAKYFIPVLVGLDLFSGLTGYSIFGGGIAHFAHVGGALFGFIMMWYWKRNQFNNNRWD; translated from the coding sequence ATGGGAAGAATTACAGAAGCAGTTAAGCACCTCTTGATTATTAATGTAATCATGTTTATCGCTACCCAAGTATACGGTGATCAAATGACAGATCTTATGGCTATTTGGTTTCCTATGAATGAGCATTTTCATTGGTGGCAAATAGTTACTCATATGTTTATGCATGGAAGTGTAACACATATCTTTTTTAATATGTATGCTTTATGGGCTTTTGGATCGCCATTGGAACAGATGTGGGGGCGTAATAAATTTTTATTTTTTTACTTTTCTGCTGGTTTAGGAGCTGCCCTAATTCATACAGGTGTAAATTATTATGAATTTCAACAGGGATTTAATGCACTAATTGGAGCTGGTGTTGATGGTGATCAGATTCTTTCTTTACTAAGAGAGGGTAAGTATGATACTCGTTGGCCTGAATTGGTTTCCTCACCTTCAGAGGTAAAGGAAATGTTATCTGCTTATTGGCAGCCAGCGGTAGGTGCTTCTGGAGCTATTTATGGTATTTTGGTAGCCTTTGCAATGATGTTTCCAAATGTGGAATTATTTTTGTTGTTTATTCCAGTACCCATAAAAGCTAAGTATTTTATTCCTGTTTTAGTAGGATTGGACTTGTTCTCTGGATTAACCGGGTACTCTATTTTTGGTGGAGGAATTGCCCATTTCGCACACGTTGGAGGAGCTTTGTTTGGATTTATTATGATGTGGTATTGGAAAAGAAATCAGTTTAATAACAATCGATGGGATTAA
- a CDS encoding endonuclease/exonuclease/phosphatase family protein, protein MKKLNLFDKGIYVINSIFACLLLVSYALPYVFPRSFPSVSVLSLLVPVLLIINAMFSLFWLIRLKKQVFMSVVVLLIGYNHLTNFYKFPRKQEALMESSLLSVMTYNVRLFNVYDWNPDKQLDDKMIAFIKDKSPDILAIQEFHKLQERKLDFYPFRYIGYKTDKNKIGQAIFSKYPILATGQLDFPKTGNNGIYADILVAKDTVRVYNMHLESLHVNPEEEELSQENSMRLIERIGNRFALQQTQMELFRRHWEGTNYKTIVCGDLNNTAFSNIYLKIKGKKLQDTFQEAGSGFGRTFNFPYFPFRIDFILPDTSFEVKTHEVYPLDYSDHFPVFSSLSLKVDK, encoded by the coding sequence ATGAAGAAGTTAAATTTATTTGATAAAGGGATTTATGTAATTAACAGTATTTTTGCCTGTTTATTACTTGTTTCCTATGCCCTTCCTTATGTCTTTCCGCGTAGTTTTCCTTCCGTATCAGTACTAAGTCTGTTAGTACCAGTGTTACTCATTATCAATGCAATGTTCTCACTATTTTGGCTGATCAGATTGAAAAAGCAGGTGTTTATGTCTGTAGTCGTTCTTTTAATCGGTTATAATCATCTTACTAACTTTTATAAATTTCCTCGTAAACAGGAAGCTTTAATGGAATCTTCTTTGTTAAGTGTGATGACTTACAATGTCCGACTTTTTAATGTGTATGATTGGAATCCAGATAAGCAGCTCGACGATAAAATGATTGCTTTTATTAAGGATAAAAGTCCAGATATTCTTGCAATACAAGAGTTTCATAAATTACAAGAGCGTAAATTGGATTTTTACCCTTTCCGTTATATTGGATACAAAACCGATAAAAATAAAATTGGACAAGCTATTTTTTCAAAATACCCGATATTGGCTACTGGTCAGCTTGATTTTCCTAAAACCGGAAATAATGGAATTTATGCCGATATATTGGTAGCTAAGGATACCGTTAGAGTCTATAATATGCATTTAGAAAGTTTGCATGTTAATCCAGAGGAGGAAGAGCTTTCTCAAGAAAACTCAATGAGGCTTATTGAACGAATTGGAAATCGTTTCGCATTGCAACAAACTCAAATGGAACTTTTTAGGCGTCATTGGGAGGGTACTAATTATAAGACAATTGTCTGTGGTGATTTGAATAATACAGCATTCTCTAATATCTATCTTAAGATAAAAGGGAAGAAGTTACAGGATACTTTTCAAGAAGCGGGTAGTGGTTTTGGTCGGACTTTTAATTTTCCCTATTTTCCTTTCAGAATTGATTTTATCTTGCCTGATACCTCATTTGAAGTAAAAACTCATGAGGTGTATCCGTTGGACTATTCGGATCATTTTCCGGTATTTTCCTCATTATCCTTGAAAGTGGATAAATAA
- the lepB gene encoding signal peptidase I — MDVLYTFIGILLFSGLLNGIFFWNGFVQANRKAWEAFIPIYGQIIFLKIIERPWWWVLLLILPVIGNIMAIVMLYEWLHVFGYRKKRHTAFAVLSLGIFILYIHYVAKPQYVGKDNETIRKSITAWTSAVLFAVVAASFVHTYFMQPFVIPTSSLEKTLLVGDFLFVSKFHYGVRTPMTPISMPMVHDSIPVIGTKSYLNKPQLPYFRLPALQKIKRNDIVVFNWPTDTVRFFRDQSNIHIDKPIDKKSNYVKRGVGIPGDSLEIRNGYIYINGQQTTLPDRAKPQYSYIVQTKGVQLPADYMYERFDVTDGFGQVQPNVYIFSSLTEEVANTLKNNPNIASVERRIEPKGNYNPTIFPHSAQMPWNEDNYGPIFIPKAGASTPLSITNLPLYRRIIETYEGNKLELKDGTIYINDKAATSYTFKKDYYWMMGDNRHNSEDSRYWGFVPFDHVVGKPVFIWMSVDQNASGFNKIRWKRLFTTVGGQGEPVSYFTYFLIALGLWFGYSTFIRKKKNK; from the coding sequence ATGGATGTACTCTATACTTTTATTGGCATTCTCCTTTTCTCAGGATTACTAAATGGTATATTTTTTTGGAATGGATTTGTTCAAGCAAATAGAAAAGCATGGGAAGCTTTTATCCCTATTTATGGTCAAATTATATTTCTTAAAATAATTGAACGACCTTGGTGGTGGGTACTATTACTTATCCTTCCTGTAATTGGTAATATTATGGCCATTGTCATGTTGTATGAATGGCTACATGTTTTTGGATATCGCAAAAAACGTCATACAGCGTTTGCAGTACTTTCACTTGGTATCTTTATATTATACATACATTATGTAGCAAAACCACAGTATGTTGGAAAAGATAACGAGACCATTCGTAAATCAATTACCGCCTGGACTAGTGCTGTTCTTTTTGCAGTGGTGGCAGCTTCATTTGTGCACACCTACTTTATGCAACCCTTTGTAATCCCTACTTCATCCCTGGAAAAGACCTTACTTGTTGGAGACTTTCTTTTTGTAAGTAAATTTCACTATGGAGTTCGTACCCCGATGACACCTATCTCTATGCCGATGGTTCATGATTCTATACCCGTAATAGGAACTAAATCTTATTTAAACAAGCCTCAACTTCCTTATTTTAGATTACCGGCATTACAAAAAATTAAACGAAATGATATTGTAGTATTCAATTGGCCGACCGATACAGTGCGATTTTTCAGAGATCAATCCAATATTCATATAGATAAACCTATAGATAAGAAATCCAACTATGTAAAACGAGGTGTTGGTATTCCAGGGGACTCCCTAGAAATTCGTAACGGATATATCTATATTAATGGTCAACAGACTACACTACCGGATAGAGCAAAACCACAGTATTCGTATATTGTTCAAACCAAGGGGGTACAACTTCCTGCCGATTATATGTATGAACGGTTTGATGTCACCGATGGTTTTGGTCAAGTACAACCTAATGTATACATTTTTAGCTCTCTAACAGAAGAAGTAGCAAACACCCTTAAAAATAACCCCAATATTGCTTCTGTCGAACGTCGAATTGAGCCAAAGGGTAATTATAACCCAACCATTTTCCCACACAGCGCACAAATGCCATGGAATGAAGACAATTACGGCCCTATTTTTATTCCAAAGGCTGGTGCTTCTACCCCACTTTCAATAACTAATCTTCCACTGTACAGACGAATTATTGAAACATACGAAGGCAACAAACTGGAATTAAAAGATGGAACTATTTACATAAATGACAAAGCAGCTACCTCTTACACATTCAAAAAAGATTACTACTGGATGATGGGAGACAATCGTCACAATTCAGAAGATAGCCGTTATTGGGGATTTGTTCCCTTTGATCACGTGGTTGGTAAACCAGTATTTATATGGATGAGTGTTGACCAAAATGCTTCAGGATTCAATAAAATACGCTGGAAACGTTTATTTACTACTGTAGGTGGTCAAGGAGAACCAGTTTCCTACTTTACTTATTTCTTAATCGCCTTAGGTCTATGGTTTGGGTATAGTACCTTTATTAGAAAAAAGAAAAATAAGTAA
- the mutL gene encoding DNA mismatch repair endonuclease MutL, with product MADVIQLLPDHVANQIAAGEVVQRPASVVKELLENAIDARATEIKLVVKDAGKTLVQVIDNGVGMSVTDARLSFERHATSKIRSAEDLFQLHTKGFRGEALASIAAIAHVEMNTCQEEDEVGTLLRVEGGKVTNEEVVVTPKGTSIAVKNLFFNIPARRNFLKSDTVELRHILDEFHRVVLAHPSIHFMMYNNGNEIFNLPAGNYRQRIVHVMGGKTNEKLVPVEETTEVLKITGFVIKPEYAKKSKSEQFFFVNNRFIKSGYLHHAVMASYEGILKDQMQPGYFLYLDVNPASIDINIHPTKTEIKFDDEHTLYALLKSAVKHSLGQFNVAPILDFDRDPSLDTPYTMQGQRASYPTIEVDANFNPFEDEPKVSSGSKGSSNYMKNHLKSPSWESLYTDVDTSDFSSQQSFSSLEMEPEEVIGSLFESSDESVQQNTQSYQLNKKYIVTHIKSGMVIIDQQRAHQRVLYEHYLQLITGGHAASQQLLFPLDIAYTVNERAILEVLQERLVASGFILEFMDEVLRITGVPLEVTEREVYMIIQQLISDFENDLPESGYSQTDMLVKSMAKSLAIKTGQQLTNDEQEGLVHKLFACEEPTMSPFQKTTFIQLTIADIDKKFN from the coding sequence ATGGCAGATGTTATTCAATTGTTACCCGACCATGTTGCAAATCAAATTGCAGCTGGTGAAGTAGTTCAGCGCCCTGCCTCGGTGGTGAAGGAATTGTTGGAAAATGCTATCGATGCCCGTGCAACTGAAATTAAATTGGTTGTGAAAGATGCAGGAAAAACCTTAGTTCAGGTTATAGATAACGGTGTTGGGATGAGTGTTACGGATGCACGACTCTCTTTTGAAAGGCACGCCACTTCTAAAATTCGTTCAGCCGAGGATTTGTTTCAACTTCACACAAAAGGATTTAGAGGAGAAGCGTTGGCTTCTATAGCAGCCATTGCTCATGTAGAAATGAATACGTGTCAGGAGGAGGATGAAGTAGGTACACTTTTAAGAGTGGAAGGAGGGAAAGTAACGAATGAAGAAGTTGTCGTTACTCCCAAAGGTACTTCAATTGCTGTTAAAAACCTGTTTTTTAATATCCCTGCTCGTCGAAATTTTTTGAAATCGGATACTGTTGAGTTACGTCATATATTAGATGAATTTCATAGGGTAGTGTTAGCGCATCCTTCTATTCATTTTATGATGTACAATAATGGAAATGAAATTTTCAATCTTCCAGCTGGTAACTATCGTCAACGTATTGTACACGTTATGGGGGGCAAAACTAATGAAAAATTGGTTCCAGTTGAAGAGACTACAGAAGTGTTGAAAATAACTGGGTTTGTCATAAAACCTGAATATGCCAAAAAGAGTAAAAGTGAACAGTTTTTCTTTGTCAATAATCGTTTTATAAAAAGTGGATATTTACATCATGCAGTAATGGCCTCATATGAGGGTATATTGAAAGATCAAATGCAACCTGGATATTTTTTATATTTAGATGTAAATCCTGCTAGTATTGATATTAATATTCACCCTACTAAGACTGAAATAAAATTTGATGACGAGCATACGTTATATGCGTTACTTAAGTCTGCTGTGAAACATAGTTTAGGGCAGTTTAATGTAGCCCCTATTTTGGATTTTGACAGAGACCCATCCTTAGATACGCCTTATACCATGCAGGGACAAAGGGCAAGTTATCCAACCATCGAAGTAGACGCTAATTTTAATCCTTTTGAAGATGAACCAAAGGTGTCATCTGGAAGTAAAGGATCTTCAAATTATATGAAGAATCATCTAAAATCACCTTCTTGGGAAAGTTTGTATACGGATGTGGATACAAGTGATTTCTCGTCTCAGCAATCTTTTTCTTCATTAGAAATGGAACCAGAAGAGGTCATAGGCTCTTTATTTGAATCTTCTGATGAGAGTGTGCAACAAAATACCCAAAGCTATCAGTTAAATAAAAAGTATATTGTAACACACATTAAGTCTGGGATGGTAATCATTGATCAGCAAAGAGCACATCAACGTGTATTGTATGAACATTACCTGCAGCTAATTACGGGAGGGCATGCGGCAAGTCAACAACTCTTATTTCCTTTAGATATTGCATATACTGTTAATGAGCGTGCTATTTTGGAAGTTTTACAAGAAAGGCTTGTTGCAAGTGGTTTTATATTGGAATTCATGGATGAAGTGTTACGTATTACAGGAGTTCCTTTAGAGGTTACTGAACGTGAGGTTTATATGATTATCCAACAACTTATTTCGGACTTTGAAAATGATTTACCTGAAAGTGGGTATTCACAAACTGATATGTTAGTGAAATCTATGGCTAAAAGTTTAGCGATTAAAACAGGTCAGCAACTAACTAATGATGAACAAGAGGGCTTAGTGCATAAATTGTTTGCTTGTGAGGAGCCAACTATGTCACCCTTTCAAAAAACAACATTTATACAGCTTACCATAGCTGATATTGATAAAAAATTTAACTAA